From Treponema sp. OMZ 787:
GAGTAGATTCCGGGCCCGTTATTTTTGCCGAGGAAGTTCCGATTTTTAAAAATGAGGGATTAGAAGATTTTGAAAAAAGAGTGCACGAGGCGGAACACGCCCTTGTAATAAAAACGCTAAAGGCTTTATGATGGAGGTTCGATAAACATTACGGCTTGAAATACAAGCCTCCATGTTTATCGGTTTTTATGGAGGTAGATTATGGGATTGGTATTGGCATCGGTTTCGGATAAGACGGGTTTAAAGGATTTTGCATCCCGCTTAAAAGCGGCAGGTTATGATTTTATTGCCTCAGGGGGAACTGCAAAGACCTTGGAAGAGGCTGGCATTAAGGTAAAAGAGGTTTCCGAATATACCTCTTCGCCTGAAATTTTAGCAGGAAGGGTTAAGACCCTACATCCCATGATTCACGGCGGCATTTTAGCCCGCGATACCGAAGAGGATAGGGCAGAGCTTAAGGCCCTAGGCTTTATCGAAATCGACATTGTGATAGCCAACCTATACCCATTTGAAAAAACTATAAGCTCCCCGGATTCTACTGAAAGCGATTGTATAGAAAACATAGACATAGGAGGAGTCGCTCTTTTAAGGGCTGCCGCAAAAAACTATTCCCGGGTTGCAATTATCTGCGACCCGGCCGACTATGAGGCCGCAGCCTCCGAAATCGAAAAGACGGGAGAGATTTCTCTTGCTTTACGCAAAAAATTGGCAATAAAGGCCTTTGACCTTTGTACCCGATATGATGCGGCGATAACTTCTTGGCTTAGCCGGCTAAGCACTCTAAGCTGCGATATGGAAGAAAAGACATCTTTTGCCCTATGTGCTTATCCCGGGCAGGATTTGCGTTACGGGGAAAATCCTCACCAAAGGGCATGGCTTTACACAAACGAGCCTAAGACCGGTCCCTTAGGAGGCAGGGTCTTACAGGGAAAGGAGCTTTCTTATAACAATATCCTCGATGCCGATGCTGCATGGAGGGCTGTTTCCATGTTTACAAAACCTGCAGCCATTGTGGTAAAACACCTCACCCCCTGCGGCCTTGCCGAAATAAACGAGGAGCTGCCGGAAGCTTCCGCTTTTTCTCCCCATTCCGAAGTTTCTTTAGCTCTAAGAGCCGCCATCGACTGCGACCCTGTTTCGGCCTTTGGAAGTATAATCGCCTTAAACCGTCCTTTTGATAAGGCTGCATTTGAAGAACTCGGTTCCTTGTTTGTCGAGTGTATTATCGCCCCTCTTTTTACTGAAGAAGCAAAAGAACTTTTGTCGGGCAAAAAAAACTTACGCCTCATCGAAGCTCCCTTCCCTCAAGAAAAAGAGCTTTATGAATATAAGTCGGTCTTGGGAGGCTTTTTAAAGCAGGAAAAAGATTTAGGCGACCCGGAATGCACTGAATATAAGGATGCAGCTTCAAGAAAGGCGACACCGTTGGAAAGGTCTCTTTTACAATTTGCCATGAAGGCCTGCACCATGGTTAAGTCCAATGCCATCCTCCTTGCAGCCCCGATAGATCCTGCAAATCCTCAAAAAGGCTTTTGCTCCGTCGGCATAGGCTGCGGTCAGCCCAACAGAGTGGATGCCGCCCGCCAAGCCATCGAAAGAGCAGGAGAGCGGGTAAAGGATGCAGTCCTTGCCTCAGATGCCTTCTTCCCCTTTCCCGACACAATCGAAGAAGCTGGCAAGGCAGGCATAAAGGCCGTAATCCAGCCCGGCGGCTCAATCCGTGACGATTTAAGCATTGAAGAATGTAACAAGCATGGAATGGCTATGCTGGTAACGGGAGTGAGACACTTTAAGCATTAGGAAAAGTACAAATGACGAAGTGCGAAGTACAAATGACAAAGTGCAATTTGATATTCAGAGTAATTTAAATTTATTTTAAATATACTTGAAAATATATTCTTATAAGGATATACTATTATATATAGATATGGGTAAAACTATTATAAGCCAAGACAATCGGTTTGAATGGGACGAAGAGAAGAATATTTCAAATATACAAAAGCATGGTATTGCTTTTGAAGAAATTTTAGAAGTATTTGATGACCCCGCATTTTTAACCGGATTTTATTT
This genomic window contains:
- the purH gene encoding bifunctional phosphoribosylaminoimidazolecarboxamide formyltransferase/IMP cyclohydrolase, which encodes MGLVLASVSDKTGLKDFASRLKAAGYDFIASGGTAKTLEEAGIKVKEVSEYTSSPEILAGRVKTLHPMIHGGILARDTEEDRAELKALGFIEIDIVIANLYPFEKTISSPDSTESDCIENIDIGGVALLRAAAKNYSRVAIICDPADYEAAASEIEKTGEISLALRKKLAIKAFDLCTRYDAAITSWLSRLSTLSCDMEEKTSFALCAYPGQDLRYGENPHQRAWLYTNEPKTGPLGGRVLQGKELSYNNILDADAAWRAVSMFTKPAAIVVKHLTPCGLAEINEELPEASAFSPHSEVSLALRAAIDCDPVSAFGSIIALNRPFDKAAFEELGSLFVECIIAPLFTEEAKELLSGKKNLRLIEAPFPQEKELYEYKSVLGGFLKQEKDLGDPECTEYKDAASRKATPLERSLLQFAMKACTMVKSNAILLAAPIDPANPQKGFCSVGIGCGQPNRVDAARQAIERAGERVKDAVLASDAFFPFPDTIEEAGKAGIKAVIQPGGSIRDDLSIEECNKHGMAMLVTGVRHFKH